From the genome of Nakamurella flavida, one region includes:
- a CDS encoding NAD(P)-dependent alcohol dehydrogenase has product MLTVKAYAAPSATDPLIPTTIERRDVGAKDVLIEIRYAGICHSDIHTVRGEWGPISYPQVVGHEIVGVVTEVGPEVTLHQVGDRVGVGCMVNSCRECDNCLAGMEQYCLNGNTGTYAATDKDGTTTQGGYSTHVVVVEDFVLKVPEAIPYEKAAPLLCAGITTYSPLHHWKAGPGKKVAVVGMGGLGHMAVKIAHAMGAEVTVLSQTLSKKDDGLRLGADHYYATKDEETFEKLTNTFDLIINTVSAVIDLDAYLKLLRLDGTLVSVGAPAQPLPVTVFTLFGNRRSFAGSGIGSIGETQEMLDFCAEHGIAPETELVSADQINEAYERVLASDVRYRFVIDINTLN; this is encoded by the coding sequence GTGCTCACCGTCAAGGCCTACGCCGCGCCGTCCGCGACCGACCCGCTGATCCCCACCACGATCGAGCGCCGGGACGTCGGTGCGAAGGACGTACTCATCGAGATTCGGTACGCCGGCATCTGCCACTCCGACATCCACACCGTCCGCGGCGAGTGGGGCCCGATCAGCTACCCGCAGGTCGTCGGCCACGAGATCGTCGGTGTCGTCACCGAGGTCGGCCCCGAGGTCACCCTGCACCAGGTCGGCGACCGGGTCGGCGTCGGCTGCATGGTCAACTCCTGCCGCGAGTGCGACAACTGCCTCGCCGGGATGGAGCAGTACTGCCTGAACGGCAACACCGGCACCTACGCCGCCACCGACAAGGACGGCACCACCACGCAGGGCGGCTACTCCACGCACGTCGTGGTGGTCGAGGACTTCGTGCTCAAGGTCCCCGAGGCCATCCCGTACGAGAAGGCCGCCCCGCTGCTCTGCGCCGGCATCACCACCTACTCGCCGCTGCACCACTGGAAGGCCGGCCCCGGCAAGAAGGTCGCGGTCGTCGGCATGGGCGGGCTCGGCCACATGGCCGTCAAGATCGCCCACGCGATGGGCGCCGAGGTCACCGTCCTGTCGCAGACGTTGAGCAAGAAGGACGACGGGCTCCGCCTGGGCGCCGACCATTACTACGCGACCAAGGACGAGGAGACGTTCGAGAAGCTGACGAACACCTTCGACCTGATCATCAACACCGTCTCCGCCGTCATCGACCTGGACGCCTACCTCAAGCTGCTCCGGCTCGACGGCACCCTGGTCAGCGTGGGTGCCCCGGCCCAGCCCCTCCCGGTCACCGTGTTCACCCTGTTCGGCAACCGGCGCTCGTTCGCCGGCTCGGGCATCGGCAGCATCGGCGAGACCCAGGAGATGCTCGACTTCTGCGCCGAGCACGGCATCGCGCCGGAAACCGAGCTGGTCTCCGCCGATCAGATCAACGAGGCCTACGAGCGCGTCCTGGCCTCGGACGTGCGGTACCGCTTCGTGATCGACATCAACACCCTGAACTGA